The DNA segment CGGGAGCCGAGACGATGACCTTCTTGGCGCCGGCGGTGATGTGCTTGCGCGCGTCCTCCGACTTGGTGAAGCGGCCGGTCGACTCGATGACGACGTCGACGCCCAGCTCGCCCCAGGGGAGGTTCGCGGGGTCGCGCTCCTCGAGCACGATGATCGGCTTGCCGTTGACGACGATCTTGTCGCCGTCCAGCTCCACGGTCGCGTCGAGGCGGCCGGTGATGGAGTCGTACTTCAGGAGGTGCGCGAGCGCCTTGTTGTCGGTGAGGTCGTTGACCGCGACGATCTCGAGGTCGCTGCCCTTGGCGAGGGCCGCACGGAGGAAGTTACGGCCGATACGGCCGAAGCCGTTGATGCCGATCTTGACGGACACAGATATCTCCTGGAGAGGAAGGGCACCTCGACGGTGCAGTGGAGGGTGTGGATCGCTGCGAGAGCGGCGTCCCGGATCGGGACCCGGGACGCCGGAATCGCTACGACAGTAGCAGGAGGCCGGAAGTGTTCTGGCGGGCCTTCTCGAAGCGCGCGGAGACGTCCGCCCAGTTCACGATGTTCCAGAACGCCTTGACGTAGTCGGCCTTCACGTTGACGTAGTCGAGGTAGAAGGCGTGCTCCCACATGTCCAGCAGCAGGACCGGCACGGTCGCGGCGGCGTGGTTGCTCTGGTGGTCGTAGAGCTGCTCGATGAGCAGCTTCTGGCCGAGGGAGTCCCAGGCCAGGATCGACCAGCCGGAGCCCTGGATGCCGAGGGCCGAGGCGGTGAAGTGCGCCTTGAACTTGTCGAACGAGCCGAAGTTCTCGTCGATCGCCGCGGCGAGCTCGCCGGTCGGCTTGTCGCCGCCGTCGGGCGAGAGGTTGTTCCAGAACACGGTGTGGTTCACGTGACCGGCGAGGTTGAACGCCAGGTCCTTCTGGAGCTTGTTGACGTTCGCGAGGTTCTCGCTGTCGCGAGCCTCCTGCAGCGCGGCGAGGGCGGTGTTCGCCCCGGTCACGTACGTCGCGTGGTGCTTGTCGTGGTGGAGCTCCATGATCCGTCCACTGATGTGCGGCTCGAGAGCCGAGTAGTCGTAGGGCAGTTCGGCGAGCGTGTAGTCAGCCATGTGCGATCTCCTGTTCGTGGTCGTCGACCTCAG comes from the Rathayibacter festucae DSM 15932 genome and includes:
- a CDS encoding superoxide dismutase — encoded protein: MADYTLAELPYDYSALEPHISGRIMELHHDKHHATYVTGANTALAALQEARDSENLANVNKLQKDLAFNLAGHVNHTVFWNNLSPDGGDKPTGELAAAIDENFGSFDKFKAHFTASALGIQGSGWSILAWDSLGQKLLIEQLYDHQSNHAAATVPVLLLDMWEHAFYLDYVNVKADYVKAFWNIVNWADVSARFEKARQNTSGLLLLS